From a single Pseudoliparis swirei isolate HS2019 ecotype Mariana Trench chromosome 12, NWPU_hadal_v1, whole genome shotgun sequence genomic region:
- the clic5b gene encoding chloride intracellular channel protein 5b isoform X1 encodes MDNVEKGRDGAGSPEPERAHEEGSGEAEVQVHAAAAAERGSPDYMDTRDRDKRSGSSSSSSSDEDEEAKVEKVAKSEEVVKVEEVVEDARGGSRRSSASSASPGDPCDDPPIQPRVLEEEDGDDDDDAGHDGLLMTYDLPGSAAAPRGESVDYSLKAPEERSAAPPEPQQPDISLFVRAGNDGESIGNCPFSQRLFMILWLKGVVFNVTTVDLKRKPADLHNLAPGTHPPFLTFDGEVKTDINKIEEFLEATLCPPRYPKLAAKQRESNTAGNDIFAKFSAYIKNTKPEGNAVLEKGLTKALKKLDDYLNSTLPDEIDADSMEEETSSERGFLDGAELTLADCNLLPKLHIVKIVAKKYRDYDIPSDMSGVWRYLKNAYTRDEFTNTCAADGEVETAYKDVARRLAA; translated from the exons ATGGACAACGTGGAGAAGGGACGCGATGGAGCGGGCAGCCCGGAGCCAGAGCGCGCGCACGAGGAGGGCTCCGGTGAGGCGGAGGTGCAGGTCCACGCGGCTGCGGCCGCGGAGCGCGGCTCGCCGGACTACATGGACACTCGGGACCGGGACAAGCGCAGcggctcgtcctcctcctcatccagcgacgaggacgaggaggccaAAGTGGAGAAAGTGGCCAAATCTGAGGAAGTGGTCAAAGTGGAGGAAGTGGTGGAGGACGCGCGCGGCGGCTCCAGgcgctcctccgcctcctccgcgtCACCGGGAGACCCGTGCGACGACCCGCCGATCCAGCCGAGGGtcctggaagaagaagatggtgatgatgatgatgacgcgGGACATGATGGGCTGCTGATGACGTACGACCTCCCCGGCTCCGCCGCCGCGCCGCGGGGGGAGTCCGTGGACTACAGCCTGAAGGCGCCGGAGGAGCGCAGCGCCGCGCCGCCGGAGCCCCAACAGCCCGACATCTCCCTGTTCGTGAGG GCCGGTAACGACGGGGAGAGCATCGGCAACTGCCCCTTCTCCCAGCGCCTCTTCATGATCCTGTGGCTCAAAGGGGTCGTGTTCAACGTCACCACGGTGGACCTCAAGAG GAAGCCGGCAGACCTACACAACCTGGCTCCGGGGACGCACCCTCCCTTCCTGACCTTCGACGGAGAGGTCAAGACCGACATCAACAAGATCGAGGAGTTCCTGGAGGCAACGCTCTGTCCCCCACG GTATCCCAAACTCGCCGCCAAGCAGCGAGAGTCGAACACAGCTGGAAACGACATCTTCGCCAAGTTCTCGGCCTACATCAAGAACACCAAACCGGAGGGCAACGCCG tcCTGGAGAAGGGCTTGACGAAGGCCCTGAAGAAGCTGGACGACTACCTGAACAGCACCCTGCCGGACGAGATCGACGCCGACagcatggaggaggagacgagctcGGAGCGCGGCTTCCTGGACGGAGCCGAGCTCACGCTGGCCGACTGCAACCTGCTGCCCAAGCTGCACATCGTCAAG atcGTGGCCAAGAAGTACCGTGACTACGACATCCCCTCCGACATGTCGGGCGTGTGGCGCTACCTGAAGAACGCCTACACGCGCGACGAGTTCACAAACACCTGCGCCGCCGACGGCGAGGTGGAGACCGCCTACAAGGACGTGGCGAGGAGGCTGGCCGCGTGA
- the clic5b gene encoding chloride intracellular channel protein 5b isoform X2, with translation MILWLKGVVFNVTTVDLKRKPADLHNLAPGTHPPFLTFDGEVKTDINKIEEFLEATLCPPRYPKLAAKQRESNTAGNDIFAKFSAYIKNTKPEGNAVLEKGLTKALKKLDDYLNSTLPDEIDADSMEEETSSERGFLDGAELTLADCNLLPKLHIVKIVAKKYRDYDIPSDMSGVWRYLKNAYTRDEFTNTCAADGEVETAYKDVARRLAA, from the exons ATGATCCTGTGGCTCAAAGGGGTCGTGTTCAACGTCACCACGGTGGACCTCAAGAG GAAGCCGGCAGACCTACACAACCTGGCTCCGGGGACGCACCCTCCCTTCCTGACCTTCGACGGAGAGGTCAAGACCGACATCAACAAGATCGAGGAGTTCCTGGAGGCAACGCTCTGTCCCCCACG GTATCCCAAACTCGCCGCCAAGCAGCGAGAGTCGAACACAGCTGGAAACGACATCTTCGCCAAGTTCTCGGCCTACATCAAGAACACCAAACCGGAGGGCAACGCCG tcCTGGAGAAGGGCTTGACGAAGGCCCTGAAGAAGCTGGACGACTACCTGAACAGCACCCTGCCGGACGAGATCGACGCCGACagcatggaggaggagacgagctcGGAGCGCGGCTTCCTGGACGGAGCCGAGCTCACGCTGGCCGACTGCAACCTGCTGCCCAAGCTGCACATCGTCAAG atcGTGGCCAAGAAGTACCGTGACTACGACATCCCCTCCGACATGTCGGGCGTGTGGCGCTACCTGAAGAACGCCTACACGCGCGACGAGTTCACAAACACCTGCGCCGCCGACGGCGAGGTGGAGACCGCCTACAAGGACGTGGCGAGGAGGCTGGCCGCGTGA
- the clic5b gene encoding chloride intracellular channel protein 5b isoform X3, with protein MSSGSADREPDIELFVKAGNDGESIGNCPFSQRLFMILWLKGVVFNVTTVDLKRKPADLHNLAPGTHPPFLTFDGEVKTDINKIEEFLEATLCPPRYPKLAAKQRESNTAGNDIFAKFSAYIKNTKPEGNAVLEKGLTKALKKLDDYLNSTLPDEIDADSMEEETSSERGFLDGAELTLADCNLLPKLHIVKIVAKKYRDYDIPSDMSGVWRYLKNAYTRDEFTNTCAADGEVETAYKDVARRLAA; from the exons ATGTCGTCAGGCAGCGCGGACCGAGAGCCCGACATCGAGCTGTTTGTGAAG GCCGGTAACGACGGGGAGAGCATCGGCAACTGCCCCTTCTCCCAGCGCCTCTTCATGATCCTGTGGCTCAAAGGGGTCGTGTTCAACGTCACCACGGTGGACCTCAAGAG GAAGCCGGCAGACCTACACAACCTGGCTCCGGGGACGCACCCTCCCTTCCTGACCTTCGACGGAGAGGTCAAGACCGACATCAACAAGATCGAGGAGTTCCTGGAGGCAACGCTCTGTCCCCCACG GTATCCCAAACTCGCCGCCAAGCAGCGAGAGTCGAACACAGCTGGAAACGACATCTTCGCCAAGTTCTCGGCCTACATCAAGAACACCAAACCGGAGGGCAACGCCG tcCTGGAGAAGGGCTTGACGAAGGCCCTGAAGAAGCTGGACGACTACCTGAACAGCACCCTGCCGGACGAGATCGACGCCGACagcatggaggaggagacgagctcGGAGCGCGGCTTCCTGGACGGAGCCGAGCTCACGCTGGCCGACTGCAACCTGCTGCCCAAGCTGCACATCGTCAAG atcGTGGCCAAGAAGTACCGTGACTACGACATCCCCTCCGACATGTCGGGCGTGTGGCGCTACCTGAAGAACGCCTACACGCGCGACGAGTTCACAAACACCTGCGCCGCCGACGGCGAGGTGGAGACCGCCTACAAGGACGTGGCGAGGAGGCTGGCCGCGTGA